Below is a genomic region from Ziziphus jujuba cultivar Dongzao chromosome 7, ASM3175591v1.
TTAATTGCTTGTCATCTATGAATATGGAGCTCCTGTTGAATGGGAATGTCTTTGGTCAAATCCCGATGGGTAGAGGACTGCGGCAAGGTGATCCAATTTCACCATTCCTGTTTATTATCTTGATGGAACTTCTTTCAAAAATGCTACTTAAATGGGAAAGGAATGGGAAAATCAATGGCGTTAAGCTTGGCAGACAAGCCCCGTCGATCACCCATCTTCTGTTTGTTGACAACTTACTGATTTTTTGTCAGGCTAATATGGACGAGGTCAAGAATGTGTATCGGTGTCTTCAATTGTTCTGTAAATGGACTGGGCAAGCTTTCAATAAGGAGAAATCTGGCTGTTTTTTCTCTAGGAACGTTACTCCAAAAAGAACACTAGATATTAAGCGGTGCTTAGGTATGAAAGAACTCGATAACAAGTCAAAACACCTTGGTCTGTCGCTCTTTATCGAAAGAAATAAATCAACAGCGTTCGAAGACTTAAGAAGGAAGGTAGAAGATAGGCTGTAGGGCTGGAAGGCCAAATTGCTTTCTCAAGCTGGTAGAACTACATTGATTAGACACGTGGTTACGGCCATGCCTCTCTACATAATGTCTTCCTTCCTCCTCCCTAAACTCTAGTGCATGAAAATAGAACAGATGGCCCGatctttcttttggaaaaacagCTCAAGTTTGTCAAAAGGATACTGTCTTATCGCTTGGAATAAAGTGTGTTAACCCATATTGCAGGGGGGTCTGGGAAAAGAAGCTGTGGTGTTTCAATAAAGCGATGGTGGCAAAACTTGGGTGGTGCCTGGCAACGGAGGAGAAGAAGTTTTGGGTACAAGCAATCAAAGCCAGATATTTCCCTTTCTCTTCTTTCATGAATTGTTCAAAGAAAAGGGGTTGTTTGTGGCTTTGGTCAGGAGTCCTAGAGGTAAGAAAGCTGTTAGTCAGGGGATTGTGCTTCAAAGTGGGTAAAGGGGACTCTGTTGTTTTCTGGACAAACCCTTGGATACCCAACCGGGAAGGCTTTCGACCACAACCAATCACCCAGTAGTGTTATTTAGTAGGGATGGTTAGCTCCTTGAAAAATACTAGAGGGGGATGGGACATGGAGAGGTTGATCTGTATTTTCGATAATGATTCTGTTTGAAGCATTAAAGATATTTTCTAGGCAGCGGATAACATGGAGGATAAACTCATTTGGACGAAGACTAGAAATGGCATGTATAGTGTGAAGTCAGGgtatcagt
It encodes:
- the LOC132804475 gene encoding uncharacterized protein LOC132804475, producing the protein MELLLNGNVFGQIPMGRGLRQGDPISPFLFIILMELLSKMLLKWERNGKINGVKLGRQAPSITHLLFVDNLLIFCQANMDEVKNVYRCLQLFCKWTGQAFNKEKSGCFFSRNVTPKRTLDIKRCLVKRNGSWLAMVARDVSGKVIHVQAFKSLSNILEVAELEAIGKALRVAKDQGWSKVIMEFDAQIVVHALNRNDRLSLH